CCTCTCGGGCGTCTCCTGCGAAGTTATAACCTGCTTACCCTCAGGGACAACTGGGAAATCGGTGTAATTCAGTGCCGGGAAATAGCAGATGACCTCGGGGTCCCCTCCGATACTCATATGTGGGCGAGACGATACAGACTTCTGGCAAATCCTGTCAGTGGAAATGGAATCACAGCAGCAATAATGGAGGTCTTCTCGCCTGATGTGGTCAGGGTGAGGCTGGATGATAATAAATAATAAGGCGACAGCAATATTTGACCTGATAAGGCTTAAAAAGCAGTATGGCACTTTGCTTCTCCTTGCACCAACACTGTGGTCGCTTTTTCTTGCAAGCAGCGGCATGCCGCCTTTAAAACTCCTTATAATATTTATCACAGGCACATTCCTTATGAGGAGTGCAGGGTGTGTGATAAATGATATTGCAGACAGGGATTTTGACAGGCATGTGGAAAGGACAAGGGATCGTCCTTTAGCATCAGGCAGGCTGACAGTCCGAGAGGCATTGTTTGTATTTTGCGCCTTGATAGCCCTTTCGTTTGTTTTGGCGCTGTTTCTAAATCCCTTAACCATAATCCTTTCTCTTGTTGCGCTATTTCTTGCCTCTCTTTATCCGTTTGTAAAAAGGGTAAGTTATCTGCCGCAGGTGTTTCTCGGCATGGCATTCGGCTGGGGTTCTGTAATGGCATGGTCAGCGGTCAGAAATGAGATTGGCATTCCTGCAATACTCATCTTTATTGCCAATACCTTTTGGTCAACAGCATATGACACTATATATGCGCTTATGGATAAAGAAGATGATTTAAAAATCGGCGTAAAATCTACGGCAATACTTTTTGGGACACATATTTATACGGTCTTATATTTACTCTTCGCAATGGCAATCATCACCCTCGCAGCAGCCGGCTGGATTGCAAAAATGGGGACTGTATATTTTGCAATCCTTTTTGCAGCAGGCTTTATCTTTGAATATATGGTATATATACTGAGAAAATCTCCAACAAGAGAAACAGCCTTTAGAATCTTTATAGCCAATGCGGGGATAGGATTGTTGATACTAGCGGGCATTGCTGTAGATTATATCTTATAAAAAATGCTGAATTCATACCTCAAAAAACTGTTTGAAGTTGATAGCAGAGGCGATGCGCGTGAGGAAAGTTATTACTCCTGCCTTGAGGAACTTCTAAAAAATTATGCTGACTCATGCGATAGAACTGGCAAAGAGAACTCGCTTTTTAAAGGATGAGGTAACTTTGCAGGAGTTGGAAGAAGAAGAAAAAGGGGGGAAAGGGAACATCATAAACAATAACCAGTATTTTGAGGGCATTGCGCCAGAGGTCTGGGAATACCGGATTGGCGGCTATCAGGTTCTGGATAAATGGCTCAAGGATAGAAAGGATAGAGAGTTGTCTCTTGATGATATAAAGCATTATTGCAGGATTATTACTGCGCTGCAAAAAACTATTGAAACCCAGAAGGCGATAGATGATAGTTATTCAAAGACAGAGGAAAAGATATGACCCTGATGCGCGAAAAAACCATGAGATTGGACGACGGACAGATTGAAGTTGTTGACGATATGGTGGCGGAGATATTGAAAAAAAAGACCCCGGCGCAGCGGCTTAAACTTGCTTTTGACACATGGCATTCGGCAAGGCTCCTCCTTTTTTATCATATTAAGTTTTTACATGCAGATTGGGATGAAAATATGATAAGGAAAGAGGTAGCAAGGAGACTTTCTCATGGAGCAGTATGAACTGCTTATACAACTGGTTCGTTGTTTAGAATCTCTCGGAATCCGCTATATTGTAACAGGTTCAATGGCATCAATGGCATACGGTGAACCGCGGCTGACAAATGATATTGATGTGGTGGCCGATATTAAAGCGAAACATATCAAGGGGCTTAAAAATTGTTTTCCGGAAAATGAGTTCTATTTGAGCGAGGAAGCGGCAACCGAGGCAATTCGCCGGCAACATCAATTCAATATCATTCATCCGGCTTCCGGACTCAAGATAGATGTGATTATCCGCAAACGAAATGCTTTTGACGATAGTCGTTTTAACAGATTAAAAAGAATTCCGACAGCGGAGAATACAGAAGCCGATTTTGCTTCTCCGGAAGATGTCATCATCAAAAAAATGGAATTTTATAAAGAGGGTGAATCGGAAAAACATTTGAGGGATATTACAGGAATTCTTAAAGTATCCGGCGATACCCTTGATTATGACTACATCAATAAATGGGCAAACGATCTGGGACTTAAAGAGATATGGGATGCTGTCTTAAAACGGGTAAAAAAGTGAGGCATTATGATATTCCATGACTTAAGGGAATTTTTAAATCTCCTTGAATCAAAAAACCTTTTAAAGAGGGTTAAGGCAGAGGTCTCTGCAAATCTGGAAATTGCCGAAGTCATGGACAGGCTTGTTAAGAAAAACGGGCATGCTGTTATATTTGAAAATGTCCAAGGCTATGACATCCCTGTTGTTGCAAACCTCTTTGGCACTGTTGAGAGGGTTGCAATGGGGCTTGGCATTTCAGAGGATGAACTTGCGGACATTGGGAAATTTCTTGTTCACCTTCAAAGACCTGAACCGCCGGAAGGAATATGGGAGGCAATAAAATCAATCCCATTCTTTGCAAAGATGCTTACACTGGGTCCGAAAACAGTTAAAAATGCGCCATGTCAGGATGTGGTATTGGAAGGGGACAAGGTTGATTTGTCAAACTCTCATAACATGGCCGCTGGTAATAACGCAGACGCCCGATGCAAGCCAGACAAATGTCGGCGTTTACAGGATGCAGTATATTGATAAGAACCGCGCAATAATGAGATGGCTAAAACACAGGGGCGGAGCACATCATCAGATGTTGTGGAAGGAAAAGGCGCAGCCAATGCCTGTTGCAGTCGCAATAGGCTGTGAGCCTGCAACAATAATAGCAGGGGTAACGCCTGTGCCGGAAAACATAAGCGAGTTTCATTTTGCAGGGATACTTCGAAAAAAAGCGATTGAACTTGTTGACTGCAAGACCATACCTTTAAAAGTCCCTGCAACAGCGGAGATTATTTTAGAAGGCATGATTTATCATGATGATTTGGCAGATGAGGGGCCATTTGGCGACCATACAGGCTATTACAATGCAAAGGAAAAATTCCCTGTGTTTCATATAAAATGCATAACGCACAGAAAAGACCCGCTCTATCTTACAACCATAACAGGAAGACCTCCAAAAGAGGATGCAGTTATCGGCATTGCATTGAACAAGATGTTTCTGCCGAGTCTGCAAATGCAATTCCCTGAGATTAAAGACTTCAGCCTTCCGATGGAGGCAGTCTCATACAGGATTGCTGTTGTATCTATAAAAAAGGAATATCCCGGTCATGCAAAGAGGATTATGCTCGGTATCTGGGGCATGTTAAAGCAGTTCATGTATGTAAAATATATAATTGTTGTTGATGATGATATTGATGTTCACAACTGGAGTGATGTCCTATGGGCTGTGTCAACAAGGGTTGATCCTGAAAGGGATACATGGACTCTCAAAGACACGCCGATTGATTACCTTGATTTTTCATCGCCTGTCGCAGAACTCGGCTCAAAGATGGGCATAGACGCAACAATGAAAAAACCTCCAGAGGTTACAAGGGAGTGGGGCAGTGTGGTAAAGATGGATGATGAAATTGTAAAATTGGTTGATAAGAAGTGGAAGGAGTATGGGGTAGAGTAAATCAAAGATTAAAAATAAAAAATTAAAAATACATATCAAAAATCAAAAATTTTTACATTTTGATTTGTCATTTTGATTTTTAATCTTTAAATTTTTATTTTGGAGTAAAAACAATGCCGATGACAATAACAGAAAAAATTTTAGCAGAGCATGCAGGGTTAAAAGAGGTATGCCCCGGGCAGATTATAAACGCAAAGGTTGACATTGCGCTGGGGAACGACATAACTGCGCCAATTGCTATAAAGGAGTTCAGACAAAGTGGTGCAAAGGGTGTATATAATAAGGACAAGGTTGTTCTTGTCCCTGACCACTTTACTCCTAACAAGGACATAAAATCAGCAGAGCAGTGCAAGATTTTAAGGGACTTTGCAAAAGAGCAGGAACTTACAAATTATTTTGAAGGCGGCGATGTCGGTGTTGAACATGCGTTACTCCCTGAAAAGGGAATTGTCCTGCCCGGTGATTTGGTTATCGGCGCTGACAGCCACACATGCACATACGGCGCATTAGGCGCATTTGCAACAGGCGTTGGCTCGACTGACTTGGCAGCGGCTATGGTTACAGGCGAGGCATGGTTTAAGGTGCCTGAATCAATAAAGTTTAACGCAATCGGCAAAATCGGTGTTGACGGCGCGCTTTACAAGGCAATGGAATTTTGCGGAGATACAATAGAAAATCTTTCAATGGACAGCCGTCTTTCAATGTGCAATATGGCGATTGAGGCAGGCGGCAAGAACGGCATAATAGCGCCTGACAAGATTACTGAGGATTATGTAAAAGAAAGGGCAAAGAGGGAGTATAAATTTTATTCCAGCGACAAGGATGCAAAATATTCGCAAGTCTTTGAATACGATACATCAAAGATAGAGCCGCAGGTTGCATTCCCAAATCTCCCTGAGAATACAAGGAATATAACAGATGTTGGAGATGTTCCAATTGATCAGGTTGTCATCGGCTCATGCACAAACGGCAGGATGGAGGATTTGAGGGTTGCTGCAATGATTTTAAAAGGTAAGAAGGTTGCAAAATATGTAAGACTTATTATTATACCTGCAACGCCTTTAATCTATAAGCAGGCGCTTGATGAAGGGTTTTTTGACATATTCCTTGATGCAGGCGCGATAATAAGCCCTCCGACATGCGGGCCGTGCCTCGGCGGACATATGGGCATACTCGCAGAAGGCGAGAGGGCAATAGCAACAACAAACAGAAACTTTGTTGGAAGGATGGGGCATCCAAAAAGCGAGGTTTATTTATCAAACCCTGCTGTTGCAGCAGCATCTGCGGTCAAGGGCAGGATTGCGCATCCAGATGAGGTGGTTAAAAACAGTGATTAATGAATAGTGAACAGTGAATAGTAAAGAAAAAAAGCCTTCATACTTTCGCCCTGCATTTGACATCCTTGCACCTCTGTATGATTTTGGTGTATGGCTTGTTGGTTTCATTGTTGGCGGTGAGAAGAAGTTTAGAAAACTTGTAATTGATGAACTTGATATTAAGAAAGGGCAACGGGTTTTAGAAATCTGCTGCGGAACAGGGACAACGGCTTTTATGGCAGGCAGGATGGACGCTGAAATATTCGGGCTTGATATTGCAATGGGTATGCTGAAAACTGCCGGCAGAAAGGCTGCAAGAAGAGAGAGCAAGTTTGGACTTGCTCTTGCAAATGCAGAGTCTGTTCCATTCAAAGACAGGTCATTTGACAGGGTAGTTGTTTCAATGGGTCTGCATGAGATGCCTATTTCTGCCATTATAAATACTATTTGCGAGATAAGAAGGGTATTAAAAGGTGGCTCAAAATTTGTTATATTTGACTACCATAAACCGCATGGTCTCGTGAGTTTTCTCCAGAGGCTCTTTTTTGTCTTCACAGAGCATGAGACTGCGAGGGATTTTATAAATTTTGATATTGAAGGGAAATTAAAGGATATTGGTTTTAAAATATTAAAAAGAACCATCCTTGCAAAAGGCGCATTGCAATTGATAACCTGCGAGGCATAAGATATACTATGAAAATTACAAGCGACATGATTGTTGAGGATGTCCTAATAAAATATCCGGAAACTTTGAATGTGTTTGTAAAACAAGGGCATTGCTTTAAACTTCTTGCAAACCCTGTTGCAAGAAAATCCCTTGCAAAACTTGTTACAATAGGAACTGCATGCAAACTCCATTTTATAGATTTGGAAAAACTTTTAAAGGAATTGAACGAGGTAGCGGAGAAGACTTCTCAAACCTAAAGGTTTGAGTTACAGTAACTCAACTTCTCAAACCTAAAGGTTTGAGTTACAGTAACTCAAGGCTTTAGCCTTGAAATTAAGGAGGTTTAACAAGGTGAAGTTCAAAGGCAGGGCATGGAAATTTGGTGCAGATATAGATACCGATGCTATTATACCCGCAAGGTATCTGAATACATCTGACCCGTCGGTGCTTGCAAAACACTGCATGGAGGATGCAGACCCTGAATTTGTGAAAAAGATGAAGGAAGGGGATATTATTGTTGCTGATAAAAATTTTGGCTGCGGCTCGTCAAGGGAGCATGCTCCTATATCAATAAAGGCTGCAGGCATTTCATGCGTAATTGCAAAGAGTTTTGCGAGGATATTTTATAGGAATTCGTTTAATATGGGACTGCCTATACTTGAGTCTGCTGAAGCAGTTGATGCTATAAACGAAGGGGATGAAATAGAGGTTGATATTGATACCGGCAAGATTGTGAATCTAACAAAGAATAAAACTTTTAACAGCCAGCCAATCCCGCAGTTTATGCAGGAACTCATAAACACAGGGGGGTTGATGGAGTGGGTGAAAAAAACAGTGGTTAGGGGTTAGGGGTTAGGGGTTAGTTTCTCTACTAATCCCTAAACCCTAGTCCCTAGTCCCTGTATTCAAAGGGGGAAATATGAAGAGAGAAGGCGGCAGCAGAAGCAGGGTTGTAACAAGCGATAAACTTCAGGTTGAAAATAAGACAATATATGTTGACCTGAAAGAGAATGACGGAGGGAGATTTTTGCAGATTGCAGAACTTTCAAATGACAGGAGAAGCACTGTTGTAATACCATACAGCGGGCTTGACCTCTTCCTTGAGTCTATCCAAAAGATAAAAAACAGCGGGGTTTAGTGAATGAACAAATATAAAATTGCTGTCCTGCCAGGCGATGGTATAGGTCCTGAGATAGTCGGAGAGGCTTTAAAGGTTTTAAGAGCAGTTGGCAAAAAATATAAAATCTGCTTTGAAACCAAAGATGCCATTGTCGGCGGCACATCCATTGATAAATACGGTGTCCCGCTTACAGACGAAACATTGAAACTTGCTAAAGATAGCGATGCAGTTTTGCTGGGCGCTGTAGGGGGTCTAAAGTGGGAAGGGCTTGATTATTCCATAAGACCAGAAAGGGCTTTGCTTGCCTTGAGAAAAGAACTAGGACTCTTTGCAAATTTAAGACCTGCCAAAATCTATCCTGTTCTGGCAGACGCATCAACACTCAAAAAAGAGATTATTGAAGGCGTTGACATTATGGTTATAAGGGAACTTACAGGCGGACTCTATTTTGGAACTCCGAAAGGCGTTGAGAAACTTCCTGATGGCACAGAGCGCGGCATCAATACAATGGTCTATACAACTCCTGAAATTGAGCGTATCGCAAGGGTTGCGTTTGATGTTGCAAGAAAGAGGAGAAAAAAGGTTACTTCTGTTGACAAGGCGAATGTGCTTGAGACAACGGAATTATGGAGAAAGGTCGTTATAAATGTGCATAAGGAATATCAGGATGTGGAATTAAATCACATGTATATTGACAACTGTTCAATGCAGTTAATAAGAAATCCAAAGCAGTTTGATGTAATAGTTACTGAAAATATGTTTGGAGATATTTTGTCTGACGAGGCAGCAATGCTTACAGGTTCAATTGGGATGCTTCCTTCCGCAAGCCTCGGCCAAAGGGTTAATAAAGTTGGTCTGCCGATTGGCATGTATGAGCCAATCCACGGAAGCGCCCCTGATATTGCAGGAAAAGACATTGCAAATCCCATTGCAACGATATTATCTGTTGCAATGATGTTGCGGTTCTCGTTTAATCTTGGAAAAGAGGCAGATGCAATTGAGAGGGCAGTTGAAAATGTTTTAAATAAGGGCTTTCGCACACAAGATATAAGGCAGGAAGGTTCTAAAATTGTTGGATGTAAAGAGATGGGGGATAGAATAGTTGAAGATGTGGAACTGTAAGATATGAAGTCTCTTTTTTATTCAGGTGATGGCTAAAATTTGAATCTCTAAACATTTTTTCAAATAAGGAGATTCTTTTATTTGCAGCACATGGTATCAAAAGAAAGACTTGAATCCCCTGTGTCAAAATCTTTTCTGCGCCTTGCCTGCAGGGCTTCTTCTGCGTCTCATGACGATTTCAACTGCATTATTTGGGTTAACAGACATCTTTTTTGGCAAAATTTTTGATGTATACTTAATAAGGAGGATTACAAAATGGATTATATGTTAGTGTTAGTCACTGCTGGTTCAGAACAAGAAGGTGAAAGGATTGGCACTAGCCTTGTGAAAGAAGGGCTTGCTGCGTGCTGTAACATCATCCACAATATAAAATCAATATTCTGTTGGAAAGGCGAGGTTTGCACTGAAAAAGAGGTGATACTCTTTATAAAGAGCAAGACATTGCTGTTTAATAGATTAAAGGATAGGATAAAAGAACTCCATAGTTATGAGGTGCCAGAGATTATTGCACTGCCTATCTCACAGGGACTGCCTGATTATTTCAAGTGGATGGATGAGGTAATAAAGGCATAGAGTCGCAAAAATAAAGTTGCTGCTATCCTGACTGCTTAATATCTCGTGCCGCCAGCCATTGCCTCCAGCCTCCTTATCCTTTCTTCTATAGGCGGGTGGGTGCTGAAGAGTTTTAATATACCTCCACCACTTAATGGGTTTACAATGAACATATGTGCTGTTGCCTCATTGGCATTCAACATAGGAACCCTTTTGTTTGCCATCTCAAGTTTTCTAAGTGCATTTGCCAGATACAGAGGATGACCGGCGATTTCTGCGCCACCCTCATCAGCGACATATTCCCTTGAACGGGATATCGCCATCTGTATAAGCATTGCGGCAAGGGGTGCTATTATCATCATGACAATAAGTCCAAGAGGATTGCCGCCTCTTTCATCATTACCTCTACCGCCAAACATTGCTGCCCACTGTGCCATGTGGGCAAGATAACTTATGGCACCGGCAATAGTTGCTGCTATTGTTGAAATCAATATGTCCCTGTGTCTTATATGGGCAAGTTCGTGGCCTATGACCCCTGCCAGTTCATCCCTTGTAAGCATCCTCATAATGCCTGTAGTAACAGCAACTGCTGCATGATTTGGATTTCTGCCAGTGGCAAAGGCATTAGGGGTATCATTCTCCATTATATACACCTTTGGCATAGGCATATTTGCCTGCATTGTAAGACTTCTTACTGTTAAATAAAGTTCTGGTGCATCATCTTCTGCCACCTTCTTTGCTCCATACATCATTAAAACTATCTTATCACTCCACCAGTATGTGGCAAAGTTCATAACACCTGCAAATATAAGGGCAGTTATTGCGCCATTTCTCCCACCCATAGCATCCCCTGCAAAAACAAGTATTGCAGTAAGGACTGCAAGCAATATAGTTGTCTTTAAAAAATTCATATTACTTCCTCCATTTTGACTTTTGACTTTTTTATCATATCCCTGCCTTTGCTGCCTGACCCACCTGATTATCGTATGTCTCACCTGTAAAATCTATTTTCCATGTACTTGTTGTCTTGTCTAAATTCAGATGGAGTTCACTCCTTGATACAAAATCGCCTCCAAAGGCAGATGGAATGGTGTATTCTATTGTAACAACAGCCATATCTTTTTTAATGTTGCTGTTCAATATATTCACCTGCATATCCTTTGAATAATTGGCAACAATACCCTTGAACTGTTCCTCATTCAATTTATAATGTTTTGTACTGACAAGTTTATATGCTTCATGCAGTGTGGTTGGTCCACCCTCTGCAATATACGAATAGAACTTTTTAACAACCTCTTCGGGTTTTTCCTTGCTTTTTACAGCACTGTTTCCATTTGCAGAACAACCCGTAAAAATAAATACAGCAATTATTATCAGAACAGATATTTTCCTCATAAGAACACCAC
This Deltaproteobacteria bacterium DNA region includes the following protein-coding sequences:
- the ubiA gene encoding 4-hydroxybenzoate octaprenyltransferase encodes the protein MIINNKATAIFDLIRLKKQYGTLLLLAPTLWSLFLASSGMPPLKLLIIFITGTFLMRSAGCVINDIADRDFDRHVERTRDRPLASGRLTVREALFVFCALIALSFVLALFLNPLTIILSLVALFLASLYPFVKRVSYLPQVFLGMAFGWGSVMAWSAVRNEIGIPAILIFIANTFWSTAYDTIYALMDKEDDLKIGVKSTAILFGTHIYTVLYLLFAMAIITLAAAGWIAKMGTVYFAILFAAGFIFEYMVYILRKSPTRETAFRIFIANAGIGLLILAGIAVDYIL
- the leuC gene encoding 3-isopropylmalate dehydratase large subunit; this encodes MPMTITEKILAEHAGLKEVCPGQIINAKVDIALGNDITAPIAIKEFRQSGAKGVYNKDKVVLVPDHFTPNKDIKSAEQCKILRDFAKEQELTNYFEGGDVGVEHALLPEKGIVLPGDLVIGADSHTCTYGALGAFATGVGSTDLAAAMVTGEAWFKVPESIKFNAIGKIGVDGALYKAMEFCGDTIENLSMDSRLSMCNMAIEAGGKNGIIAPDKITEDYVKERAKREYKFYSSDKDAKYSQVFEYDTSKIEPQVAFPNLPENTRNITDVGDVPIDQVVIGSCTNGRMEDLRVAAMILKGKKVAKYVRLIIIPATPLIYKQALDEGFFDIFLDAGAIISPPTCGPCLGGHMGILAEGERAIATTNRNFVGRMGHPKSEVYLSNPAVAAASAVKGRIAHPDEVVKNSD
- a CDS encoding class I SAM-dependent methyltransferase encodes the protein MNSKEKKPSYFRPAFDILAPLYDFGVWLVGFIVGGEKKFRKLVIDELDIKKGQRVLEICCGTGTTAFMAGRMDAEIFGLDIAMGMLKTAGRKAARRESKFGLALANAESVPFKDRSFDRVVVSMGLHEMPISAIINTICEIRRVLKGGSKFVIFDYHKPHGLVSFLQRLFFVFTEHETARDFINFDIEGKLKDIGFKILKRTILAKGALQLITCEA
- a CDS encoding DUF1858 domain-containing protein, translating into MKITSDMIVEDVLIKYPETLNVFVKQGHCFKLLANPVARKSLAKLVTIGTACKLHFIDLEKLLKELNEVAEKTSQT
- the leuD gene encoding 3-isopropylmalate dehydratase small subunit, with amino-acid sequence MKFKGRAWKFGADIDTDAIIPARYLNTSDPSVLAKHCMEDADPEFVKKMKEGDIIVADKNFGCGSSREHAPISIKAAGISCVIAKSFARIFYRNSFNMGLPILESAEAVDAINEGDEIEVDIDTGKIVNLTKNKTFNSQPIPQFMQELINTGGLMEWVKKTVVRG
- a CDS encoding DNA-binding protein; the encoded protein is MKREGGSRSRVVTSDKLQVENKTIYVDLKENDGGRFLQIAELSNDRRSTVVIPYSGLDLFLESIQKIKNSGV
- the leuB gene encoding 3-isopropylmalate dehydrogenase, yielding MNKYKIAVLPGDGIGPEIVGEALKVLRAVGKKYKICFETKDAIVGGTSIDKYGVPLTDETLKLAKDSDAVLLGAVGGLKWEGLDYSIRPERALLALRKELGLFANLRPAKIYPVLADASTLKKEIIEGVDIMVIRELTGGLYFGTPKGVEKLPDGTERGINTMVYTTPEIERIARVAFDVARKRRKKVTSVDKANVLETTELWRKVVINVHKEYQDVELNHMYIDNCSMQLIRNPKQFDVIVTENMFGDILSDEAAMLTGSIGMLPSASLGQRVNKVGLPIGMYEPIHGSAPDIAGKDIANPIATILSVAMMLRFSFNLGKEADAIERAVENVLNKGFRTQDIRQEGSKIVGCKEMGDRIVEDVEL
- a CDS encoding divalent-cation tolerance protein CutA; protein product: MDYMLVLVTAGSEQEGERIGTSLVKEGLAACCNIIHNIKSIFCWKGEVCTEKEVILFIKSKTLLFNRLKDRIKELHSYEVPEIIALPISQGLPDYFKWMDEVIKA
- the htpX gene encoding zinc metalloprotease HtpX translates to MNFLKTTILLAVLTAILVFAGDAMGGRNGAITALIFAGVMNFATYWWSDKIVLMMYGAKKVAEDDAPELYLTVRSLTMQANMPMPKVYIMENDTPNAFATGRNPNHAAVAVTTGIMRMLTRDELAGVIGHELAHIRHRDILISTIAATIAGAISYLAHMAQWAAMFGGRGNDERGGNPLGLIVMMIIAPLAAMLIQMAISRSREYVADEGGAEIAGHPLYLANALRKLEMANKRVPMLNANEATAHMFIVNPLSGGGILKLFSTHPPIEERIRRLEAMAGGTRY